From the Excalfactoria chinensis isolate bCotChi1 chromosome 1, bCotChi1.hap2, whole genome shotgun sequence genome, one window contains:
- the OMP gene encoding olfactory marker protein — MAAEARELKLPFIHDDQLTRCMRLRAQSLQQKNARPQDGEKLLRPNEHIYRVDFIQQHNLRFLHWDIQLKSSGKVMVTGTSQHWTPDLTHLMNRQLLEPVGIFWKKPGAKEVECNEADAQEFGERLVDLAKIRKVMYFLLAFTDGLEPAQLKGSIIFKA; from the coding sequence atggCAGCTGAGGCAAGGGAGCTCAAGCTGCCCTTCATCCACGATGACCAGCTCACCCGGTGCATGCGTCTGAGAGCTCAAAGCCTGCAGCAGAAAAATGCCAGGCCCCAGGATGGTGAGAAGCTGCTGCGTCCCAACGAGCACATCTACAGGGTGGATTTCATTCAGCAGCACAACCTGCGTTTCCTCCACTGGGACATTCAATTGAAGAGCTCTGGGAAGGTGATGGTGACCGGAACCTCCCAGCACTGGACTCCTGACCTTACCCACCTGATGAACCGGCAGCTGCTGGAACCAGTGGGCATCTTCTGGAAGAAACCAGGGGCCAAGGAGGTGGAATGCAATGAGGCAGATGCCCAGGAATTTGGGGAGCGGCTCGTGGACTTAGCCAAGATCCGCAAGGTGATGTATTTCCTCCTTGCTTTCACCGATGGCCTTGAACCTGCTCAGCTGAAGGGTTCCATCATTTTTAAAGCCTGA